A genomic stretch from Pseudomonas mendocina includes:
- a CDS encoding sigma-70 family RNA polymerase sigma factor produces the protein MDKELSLAPQAFERFYADHHHWLCNLLRRKLGNSMDAADIAHDVYLHMFRKGHIPDTCDCRRHLTRVAQCKVIDLYRRRSLESGYLGELSLREEPATVSEESRALVCEALNQVESALRRQPAKARQALLLNRIEGKAYREIADELKVSVSSVEKYVAAVQKTCRQATLQKNE, from the coding sequence GTGGACAAGGAGTTGTCGCTGGCGCCGCAGGCATTCGAAAGGTTTTACGCCGACCATCATCACTGGTTGTGCAACTTGCTGCGGCGCAAATTGGGTAACTCTATGGATGCAGCGGACATCGCTCACGATGTTTACCTGCATATGTTCCGCAAGGGGCATATCCCAGATACCTGCGACTGCCGACGACACCTGACCCGCGTCGCGCAGTGCAAGGTCATCGACCTGTATCGCCGTCGCAGCCTCGAATCCGGTTACCTCGGTGAGCTGAGCCTGCGCGAAGAGCCTGCCACCGTTTCAGAAGAGTCGCGGGCTCTGGTGTGCGAAGCCCTCAATCAGGTCGAAAGCGCCTTGCGTCGCCAACCTGCCAAGGCCCGGCAGGCTTTGCTGCTGAACCGGATTGAGGGCAAGGCTTACCGGGAGATTGCCGATGAGCTGAAGGTCTCCGTCTCGTCTGTCGAAAAGTATGTGGCGGCGGTGCAAAAGACCTGTCGGCAGGCCACCTTGCAAAAAAATGAGTGA